A portion of the Oscillospiraceae bacterium genome contains these proteins:
- a CDS encoding prohibitin family protein — MILFIIGALFALIALAVLIFSDDAKRAAIIPAVVAVIFIGISCVSYVPTGYTGIVTTFGKVEDGTKDAGVVFKAPWQSIVKMDNRVQEMSMDLSAFSSDIQEVSTSVAVGYRINQANAMTIYKEVGKKYEDTLITPRVLETVKAVVAHYDASSLISNRDAVASQMDTKLREVLAQYNIDLQYISVTNFDFTDTFTDAVEAKVKAQQEKEKAETDADKRRVEAQATADADLIAANAEAEKSKVAADAELYVAEKKAEANRALNDSLNSNLLEYYKITDVESRWNGELPAYVGDGNSIPIINGIN, encoded by the coding sequence ATGATTCTTTTTATTATCGGCGCACTGTTTGCACTGATTGCGCTGGCAGTCCTGATTTTCTCGGATGATGCAAAAAGAGCTGCAATCATCCCGGCGGTGGTGGCCGTCATTTTTATCGGCATTTCCTGTGTGTCCTATGTCCCTACCGGTTATACCGGCATCGTCACAACCTTTGGCAAAGTCGAGGATGGCACGAAGGACGCAGGTGTGGTGTTCAAGGCCCCGTGGCAGTCCATCGTGAAGATGGATAACCGTGTTCAGGAAATGAGCATGGACTTGTCAGCGTTCAGTTCTGACATTCAGGAAGTCTCCACCAGTGTGGCGGTTGGCTACCGGATCAATCAGGCAAATGCAATGACCATCTACAAAGAGGTCGGCAAAAAGTATGAGGACACCCTGATTACTCCCCGTGTCCTTGAAACGGTGAAAGCTGTAGTTGCCCACTACGATGCAAGCAGCCTGATTTCCAACCGGGATGCAGTCGCTTCCCAGATGGACACGAAACTGCGGGAAGTGCTGGCACAGTACAACATCGACCTGCAGTATATCAGCGTAACCAATTTTGACTTCACCGATACCTTCACCGATGCGGTGGAAGCGAAGGTCAAGGCCCAGCAGGAGAAGGAAAAGGCCGAGACGGACGCCGACAAGCGCCGTGTCGAAGCACAGGCCACGGCGGACGCTGACCTGATCGCAGCCAATGCGGAAGCGGAAAAGTCTAAGGTTGCAGCGGACGCAGAGCTGTACGTTGCAGAGAAAAAGGCGGAAGCAAACCGCGCCTTGAACGACAGCCTGAACAGCAACCTGCTGGAATATTACAAAATCACCGATGTGGAATCCCGCTGGAACGGTGAACTGCCTGCCTACGTTGGCGACGGTAACAGCATTCCAATTATCAACGGCATCAACTGA